Proteins found in one Sphingomonas sp. SORGH_AS_0879 genomic segment:
- a CDS encoding amidohydrolase, with translation MKMMLLAGCAMMASVGAAWADPAPGPAANRAAIDAQIEKSYPALDALYRDIHAHPEIGMQEVRTAALLASRMKAMGFTVTEKVGGTGVVAIYRNGPGPTVMVRTELDGLPMEEKTGLPYASRAQTEYEGKTTFVAQSCGHDVHMAAWIGTAQALLAMKSQWKGTLMFIAQPAEEQLKGAKAMLDDGLFTRFAKPDYGFAAHVGSGETGTVLVKDGVTSSNSDSLQITFKGRGGHGSMPSATIDPIVMGAHFVTDVQTVISRQKDANAFGVVTIGAFQAGTVGNIIPDTATLKLSLRSFDKDVRQLLLDGVKRTAEASAAMSMAPAPDVKWLHGTAAVFNDHALAERAAAELKAAGGDRVTYVPATAPGWSASEDWSAFVDAGVPSVYFTIGGYDAATLAAFKAKGEAVPSNHSPFFAPDHDKAIRTGIRTLTLAVLMVTTPK, from the coding sequence ATGAAGATGATGCTGCTTGCCGGATGTGCGATGATGGCGAGTGTCGGCGCGGCGTGGGCCGATCCCGCGCCCGGTCCTGCCGCCAACAGGGCGGCGATCGATGCCCAGATCGAGAAGAGCTATCCCGCGCTCGACGCGCTGTACCGTGATATCCATGCCCATCCCGAAATCGGGATGCAGGAGGTGCGCACCGCCGCGCTCCTGGCGAGCAGGATGAAGGCCATGGGTTTCACCGTGACCGAGAAGGTCGGCGGAACGGGGGTGGTCGCAATCTATCGTAATGGTCCCGGGCCGACCGTGATGGTGCGCACCGAACTCGACGGCCTGCCGATGGAGGAGAAGACCGGGCTTCCCTATGCGAGCCGCGCGCAGACCGAATATGAAGGCAAGACGACCTTCGTCGCGCAAAGCTGCGGCCATGACGTGCACATGGCGGCGTGGATCGGGACGGCCCAGGCGCTGCTGGCGATGAAGTCGCAGTGGAAGGGCACGTTGATGTTCATCGCCCAGCCCGCCGAGGAGCAGCTCAAAGGCGCCAAGGCGATGCTTGATGACGGACTGTTCACCAGGTTCGCCAAGCCCGATTACGGTTTCGCCGCGCATGTCGGGTCGGGCGAGACGGGGACGGTGCTGGTCAAGGACGGCGTCACCAGCTCCAATTCGGACAGCTTGCAGATCACCTTCAAGGGGCGCGGCGGGCATGGATCGATGCCGAGCGCGACGATCGACCCCATCGTGATGGGCGCGCATTTCGTCACCGACGTCCAGACGGTGATCAGCCGCCAGAAGGACGCCAACGCGTTCGGCGTGGTCACCATCGGCGCATTCCAGGCGGGAACCGTCGGCAACATCATCCCCGACACCGCCACGCTGAAGCTGAGCCTGCGGTCGTTCGACAAGGATGTGCGGCAATTGCTGCTCGATGGCGTGAAGCGGACTGCCGAGGCTTCGGCGGCGATGTCGATGGCGCCCGCGCCCGACGTGAAATGGCTGCACGGCACCGCCGCGGTGTTCAACGACCATGCGCTGGCCGAACGCGCGGCGGCGGAACTGAAGGCGGCAGGCGGCGACCGCGTCACCTATGTGCCCGCGACCGCGCCCGGCTGGTCGGCGAGCGAGGATTGGTCGGCGTTCGTCGATGCCGGGGTGCCGTCGGTCTATTTCACGATCGGCGGCTATGACGCCGCGACCCTGGCCGCGTTCAAGGCCAAGGGCGAAGCGGTACCGAGCAACCATTCGCCCTTCTTCGCACCCGATCATGACAAGGCGATCCGGACCGGTATCCGTACCCTGACGCTTGCGGTGCTGATGGTGACGACGCCGAAGTGA
- a CDS encoding TonB-dependent receptor → MLAIPAGRLDVALRRLATQTGQQILFDPAVIGSRTSAALHGPIEPERALRSLLADTGLVAKRVRAGVIIIVREAPPRPAAKTLAAGPAGRTPEIPVPSAEIVVTALKRPTFLGDTEISMDAVSGGQVVARGAYDLRSAAALLPGLVPIATAPLQQRIAIRGVTGTGESMVGVYYGETPISGPSGTTFDPAASTPDIDLVDIDRIELLRGPQGTLYGASSMGGTLRVLFNQPDATHWTGHVEGGVSAVQGGGTGANVAAVVNAPIIRDTLAARFVVHRRTVGGYVDNDRLGVKDTGAVLRRGVRMGLAWTPSQAVRVDALALHQDTRIDDAGFWYPDLGRYRNDQPVRTPNSERLDLASVTAHWTTDAVAVVATGSHYRWTIVKEGDFTAVLAQQATSDASCRRYAMLLGETGCTPERRRAFQAYLQTRLPGVLYQPFRVDSTTAEVRVSSDRPGAPAWTIGAFVERRRDSAESYTVRADAVTGKRVVPLDITGLRLLHSALDQQALFAETRWGIAPRLSATWGLRYFHYRRSADGSVPIPNIITGTGAIGNGRYARADDGVNLKAELAYRLPGETLIYGIASEGFRPGGVNITPDLTDQERIYDADHVWNYELGVRTRGAGGRLAIEGAVYHIDWSDVIYAAWSANGAFGYNTNIGTVRIDGVEAKASLAIGAVRLTGSANYTYARLGEDQPVGTTDGAGRRGDPLPNVPRLGYAVGVQTSMSVAGGKVATFGIDAVGATRVPTAFNDRSPYYEVTPARFVIDANADIRLARWRAAIGVRNVLNAVGANRLTSSSFGERQLYSSAPRTVMLSLDRDL, encoded by the coding sequence GTGTTGGCCATCCCCGCCGGGCGGCTGGATGTCGCGCTGCGTCGACTGGCGACGCAGACGGGGCAGCAGATCCTGTTCGATCCTGCGGTGATCGGCAGTCGTACCAGCGCGGCGCTGCACGGGCCGATCGAGCCGGAACGCGCGCTTCGGAGCCTGCTCGCCGATACCGGGTTGGTCGCAAAGCGTGTCCGCGCCGGCGTCATCATCATCGTTCGCGAGGCCCCGCCGCGACCGGCCGCCAAGACCTTGGCGGCGGGGCCGGCGGGGCGAACGCCGGAAATCCCGGTGCCGTCCGCCGAGATCGTCGTCACCGCCCTCAAACGCCCCACCTTTCTCGGTGATACCGAGATCAGCATGGACGCGGTCAGCGGCGGCCAGGTGGTGGCCCGGGGCGCGTACGACCTGCGCAGCGCCGCCGCCCTGTTGCCCGGGCTGGTCCCGATCGCCACGGCACCGTTGCAGCAGCGGATCGCCATTCGCGGCGTCACCGGAACCGGCGAGTCCATGGTCGGGGTCTATTATGGGGAAACGCCGATCAGCGGGCCGTCGGGGACCACTTTCGATCCCGCCGCGAGTACGCCCGATATCGATCTGGTCGATATCGACCGGATCGAGCTGCTGCGCGGGCCGCAGGGGACGCTCTACGGCGCGAGTTCGATGGGTGGCACGCTGCGGGTGCTGTTCAACCAGCCCGACGCGACGCACTGGACGGGCCATGTCGAGGGGGGCGTGTCGGCGGTGCAGGGGGGAGGGACAGGCGCAAACGTCGCCGCGGTCGTCAACGCGCCGATCATCCGCGACACTTTGGCGGCGCGGTTCGTCGTGCATCGTCGAACCGTCGGCGGCTATGTCGACAATGATCGGCTGGGGGTGAAGGACACCGGCGCCGTGCTACGCCGGGGCGTCCGGATGGGACTTGCCTGGACACCGTCGCAGGCGGTGCGCGTCGATGCGCTGGCGCTCCATCAGGATACGCGGATCGACGATGCGGGATTCTGGTACCCGGACCTGGGCCGCTATCGCAACGATCAGCCGGTGCGCACGCCCAATAGCGAGCGGCTCGACCTCGCCAGTGTCACCGCGCACTGGACGACCGACGCCGTTGCGGTCGTCGCGACGGGCTCGCACTATCGCTGGACGATCGTCAAGGAAGGCGACTTCACGGCGGTACTGGCGCAGCAGGCGACCAGCGATGCGAGTTGCCGGCGATATGCGATGCTTCTCGGCGAAACCGGCTGCACCCCTGAGCGGCGCCGCGCGTTCCAGGCCTATCTGCAAACGCGATTGCCGGGCGTGCTGTACCAGCCGTTTCGCGTCGACAGCACGACCGCGGAGGTTCGCGTATCCTCCGACCGGCCGGGGGCGCCCGCCTGGACCATCGGGGCGTTCGTCGAGCGGCGGCGTGATTCGGCCGAAAGCTATACGGTCCGTGCCGACGCCGTGACCGGGAAGCGGGTGGTACCGCTCGACATCACAGGATTGCGGCTGCTGCACAGCGCGCTCGACCAACAGGCGTTGTTCGCGGAGACGCGCTGGGGCATCGCGCCGCGACTGTCGGCGACATGGGGGCTGCGCTATTTCCACTATCGGCGTAGCGCCGACGGGTCGGTCCCGATCCCCAATATCATCACGGGGACCGGCGCGATCGGCAACGGCCGCTATGCCCGTGCCGATGACGGCGTCAACCTGAAGGCGGAACTCGCCTATCGCCTGCCGGGTGAGACCCTGATCTATGGAATCGCATCGGAGGGGTTCCGGCCCGGCGGGGTCAACATCACGCCCGACCTGACCGACCAGGAACGCATCTACGACGCCGACCATGTCTGGAACTACGAACTGGGCGTCAGGACCAGGGGCGCGGGCGGGCGGCTCGCGATCGAGGGCGCGGTCTATCATATCGACTGGTCCGACGTGATCTATGCGGCATGGAGCGCGAACGGCGCGTTCGGATACAACACCAATATCGGTACGGTGCGGATCGATGGGGTCGAGGCCAAGGCAAGCCTGGCGATCGGTGCCGTACGGCTGACCGGATCGGCCAACTATACCTATGCGCGACTTGGCGAGGACCAGCCGGTCGGTACCACGGATGGCGCGGGACGACGCGGCGATCCGCTACCCAACGTGCCACGGCTGGGCTATGCGGTGGGGGTGCAGACCAGCATGTCGGTGGCGGGCGGGAAGGTCGCCACATTCGGCATCGACGCGGTCGGCGCGACCCGCGTCCCGACCGCCTTCAACGATCGCAGTCCCTATTATGAAGTCACTCCGGCACGGTTCGTGATCGACGCCAACGCCGATATCCGGCTGGCACGGTGGCGTGCCGCGATCGGCGTGCGCAACGTGCTGAACGCGGTCGGCGCGAACCGGCTGACGTCGAGTTCGTTCGGCGAGCGGCAACTCTACAGCAGCGCGCCCCGCACGGTGATGCTGTCGCTCGATCGCGATTTATGA
- the adh gene encoding aldehyde dehydrogenase yields MTIQEAIKARKAPFKERYGNFIGGRWVDPVDGRWFDNRSPIDGQVICQVARSQAADIELALDAAHKAKDGWGRTSVAERALILHRIADRMEEKLSLLATAETWDNGKPIRETTAADLPLAIDHFRYFAGCIRAQEGGISEIDHDTVAYHFHEPLGVVGQIIPWNFPLLMACWKLAPALAAGNCVVLKPAEQTPASIMVLAELIADLLPEGVLNIVNGYGVEAGKPLAQNPRIAKIAFTGETTTGQLIMSYASENLIPVTLELGGKSPNIFFADVAAEDDDYLDKAIEGFAMFALNQGEVCTCPSRALVHESIYDRFMEKAVARVEAMIQGDPLDPATMVGAQASQEQMEKILGYLDIGRDEGAKVLTGGTRNRPEGLEGYYVKPTVLSGNNRMRVFQEEIFGPVVSVATFRDDEEALRIANDTLYGLGAGVWTRDGTRAYRMGRAIQAGRVWTNCYHAYPAHAAFGGYKRSGIGRETHRMMLDHYQQTKNLLVSYSAKKLGFF; encoded by the coding sequence ATGACGATCCAGGAAGCCATCAAGGCGCGCAAAGCGCCGTTCAAGGAACGCTATGGCAATTTCATCGGCGGGCGATGGGTCGATCCGGTGGACGGACGCTGGTTCGACAACCGATCGCCGATCGACGGTCAGGTGATCTGCCAGGTCGCGCGCAGCCAGGCGGCCGATATCGAACTGGCGCTCGACGCCGCGCACAAGGCCAAGGACGGCTGGGGCCGCACCAGCGTCGCGGAGCGCGCGCTGATCCTCCACCGCATCGCCGATCGGATGGAGGAGAAGCTGTCTCTGCTCGCCACCGCCGAGACCTGGGACAATGGCAAGCCGATCCGCGAGACGACCGCCGCCGACCTGCCGCTGGCGATCGACCATTTCCGTTACTTCGCGGGCTGCATCCGCGCGCAGGAAGGCGGCATCTCGGAGATCGACCACGACACCGTTGCCTATCACTTCCACGAGCCGCTGGGCGTGGTGGGGCAGATCATCCCATGGAACTTCCCGCTGCTGATGGCCTGCTGGAAGCTCGCGCCTGCGCTGGCGGCGGGCAATTGCGTGGTGCTGAAACCCGCCGAGCAGACCCCCGCCTCGATCATGGTGCTGGCCGAACTGATCGCCGACCTGCTGCCCGAGGGCGTGCTGAACATCGTCAACGGCTATGGCGTGGAAGCGGGCAAGCCGCTGGCGCAGAACCCGCGCATCGCCAAGATCGCCTTTACCGGCGAGACGACGACCGGGCAGTTGATCATGTCCTATGCGTCCGAAAACCTGATCCCCGTCACGCTGGAACTGGGCGGCAAGAGCCCGAACATCTTCTTCGCCGATGTCGCGGCGGAGGATGACGACTATCTCGACAAGGCGATCGAGGGTTTCGCCATGTTCGCGCTTAACCAAGGCGAGGTCTGCACCTGCCCCAGCCGCGCGCTGGTCCACGAGTCCATCTATGACCGCTTCATGGAAAAGGCGGTCGCGCGGGTCGAGGCGATGATCCAGGGCGATCCGCTCGACCCCGCCACCATGGTCGGCGCCCAGGCATCGCAGGAGCAGATGGAGAAGATCCTCGGCTATCTCGATATCGGCCGCGACGAGGGCGCGAAGGTGCTGACCGGCGGCACGCGCAACCGGCCCGAGGGGCTGGAGGGCTATTACGTCAAGCCGACGGTGCTCAGCGGCAACAACAGGATGCGCGTATTCCAGGAGGAGATATTCGGCCCCGTCGTCTCGGTCGCGACCTTCAGGGACGATGAGGAGGCGCTGCGTATCGCCAACGACACGCTCTATGGGCTGGGCGCGGGCGTGTGGACCCGCGACGGCACCCGCGCCTATCGCATGGGCCGCGCGATCCAGGCGGGGCGCGTGTGGACCAACTGCTACCATGCCTATCCCGCCCATGCGGCGTTCGGCGGGTACAAGCGGTCCGGGATCGGGCGCGAGACGCATCGCATGATGCTCGATCACTATCAGCAGACGAAGAACCTGCTGGTCAGCTACTCGGCCAAGAAGCTCGGCTTCTTTTGA
- a CDS encoding putative 2OG-Fe(II) oxygenase: protein MTASATMEQARRAKAAGDLRTAAILYARAVAERPQSAVAEHNLASTLGDLGEFAGAVEASARALAKGSTAPETWLVHARALQGTGDLDAAEAAFLSAVELRADYVAAHRDLAQLRWMRTADVGAALAAVDADRMPALASVEAVVLMSAGEPERAAAVLDRAIARTTDAGLHLLAANARAALGEAEGQLAHATAALRLAPSSAEAAKAVVEALLHDGRPAEAATLAMRIGTAAPDDQGVIALLATAWRLLGDPRYAMLCDDPALVSARSIDVPSGWPSLAAFLDDLAETLRARHAWRTHPLGQSLRQGSQTQEDLSKVDHPVLRALFAALDTPIRAHLAQLGTGADPVRRRNTGGYRFAGAWSVLLRPGGYHTDHVHPRGWLSSAFYVDLPASVAEEPQGWLAFGRPGVPTRPALPPTRHIRPVPGQLVLFPSYLWHGTEPFSGDVPRLTVAFDLIPR, encoded by the coding sequence GTGACCGCTTCCGCGACGATGGAGCAGGCGCGGCGGGCCAAGGCGGCGGGCGATCTGCGCACCGCCGCCATCCTGTACGCCCGCGCCGTCGCGGAACGGCCCCAAAGCGCGGTGGCGGAGCATAATCTCGCCTCGACGCTCGGTGATCTCGGCGAATTCGCCGGGGCGGTGGAGGCATCCGCTCGCGCCCTTGCCAAGGGATCGACCGCGCCCGAGACCTGGTTGGTCCATGCGCGGGCTTTGCAGGGGACGGGGGACCTCGATGCGGCGGAGGCGGCGTTCCTGTCTGCGGTCGAATTGCGCGCGGACTATGTGGCGGCGCATCGCGACCTGGCGCAACTGCGCTGGATGCGGACGGCGGATGTCGGCGCGGCGCTGGCGGCGGTCGACGCGGACCGCATGCCCGCACTCGCGTCGGTCGAAGCGGTCGTGCTGATGAGTGCGGGCGAGCCGGAGCGCGCGGCGGCGGTGCTCGACCGGGCGATCGCGCGCACGACGGATGCCGGGCTGCATCTCCTCGCGGCGAATGCGCGGGCCGCTTTGGGCGAGGCCGAGGGCCAGCTTGCCCATGCGACGGCGGCCTTGCGGCTTGCGCCGTCCTCCGCCGAAGCGGCGAAGGCGGTGGTGGAGGCCTTGCTGCATGACGGGCGTCCCGCAGAGGCGGCGACATTGGCGATGCGGATCGGCACTGCCGCACCGGACGATCAGGGGGTGATCGCATTGCTTGCAACCGCGTGGCGACTGCTCGGCGATCCGCGTTATGCCATGCTGTGTGATGATCCCGCATTGGTTTCGGCGCGCAGTATCGACGTGCCGTCGGGATGGCCTTCGCTCGCCGCGTTCCTCGACGATCTCGCGGAGACGCTGCGCGCGCGGCACGCTTGGCGAACCCATCCGCTCGGCCAGTCGCTTCGCCAGGGCAGCCAGACGCAGGAGGATTTGAGCAAGGTCGATCATCCGGTCCTACGCGCGCTGTTCGCGGCGCTCGACACACCGATCCGCGCGCATCTGGCACAGTTGGGGACGGGGGCCGATCCGGTACGGCGGCGCAACACCGGCGGATATCGTTTCGCGGGGGCATGGTCGGTGTTGCTGCGGCCCGGTGGCTATCATACCGATCACGTCCATCCGCGCGGCTGGCTGTCATCCGCCTTCTATGTCGATCTGCCGGCGTCCGTGGCGGAGGAACCGCAGGGCTGGCTGGCCTTCGGACGGCCCGGCGTGCCGACCCGACCTGCACTGCCGCCGACGCGCCATATCCGGCCGGTGCCCGGACAGTTGGTGCTGTTCCCCTCCTATCTCTGGCATGGGACCGAGCCGTTTTCCGGGGATGTCCCCCGGCTGACGGTGGCGTTCGATCTGATACCGCGCTGA
- a CDS encoding sigma-54-dependent Fis family transcriptional regulator — protein MDGAGIEQGRRAYFDEGQLPLESVRQPVLRSWLRCTDMGLAQGRRRDGGPLTESELTVLRQRRESLRRLCRPELEMLAGEARETGSVVILADADGMILDSIGDTGFLSRAAQVALRPGVSWTEASIGTNAIGTAIAERRPIAVHGPEHFFAEHAVLSCAATPILDPRGVIVGALDMSGPSVNGHGHALGLIRLAVDQIEHRLFRSGFADCRVLRLHDDAAMLGTAREGILVFRDERLVAANRRGLSLVGRSWEALDDTALGEVVDMRDQGARGRLRLTNGATLIGGWDAEGRGGVELPLAARPLADDRAEAIDAALAAHGGNVSATARQLGVHRSTIHRHLARQR, from the coding sequence ATGGATGGCGCCGGGATAGAACAGGGGCGACGCGCCTATTTCGACGAGGGGCAACTGCCCCTGGAAAGCGTGCGCCAGCCGGTGTTGCGCTCCTGGCTGCGCTGTACCGACATGGGGCTGGCCCAGGGCAGGCGACGGGACGGCGGGCCGCTGACCGAAAGCGAACTGACCGTCCTGCGCCAGCGTCGCGAGTCGCTGCGTCGCCTGTGCCGCCCCGAACTGGAAATGCTGGCGGGCGAGGCGCGCGAGACGGGCAGCGTGGTCATCCTCGCCGATGCGGACGGCATGATCCTGGACAGTATCGGCGATACCGGCTTCCTCTCGCGCGCGGCGCAAGTGGCGCTGCGGCCGGGCGTGTCATGGACCGAGGCGAGCATCGGCACCAACGCGATCGGCACCGCCATTGCCGAGCGTCGCCCGATCGCCGTCCATGGCCCGGAGCATTTCTTCGCCGAACATGCGGTATTGAGCTGCGCGGCGACGCCGATCCTCGACCCGCGCGGCGTGATCGTCGGCGCGCTGGATATGTCGGGTCCATCGGTGAATGGGCATGGCCATGCGCTGGGGCTGATCCGGCTGGCGGTGGACCAGATCGAGCATCGGCTGTTCCGCTCGGGCTTCGCCGATTGTCGCGTGCTGCGCCTGCATGACGATGCGGCGATGCTGGGCACCGCGCGCGAGGGGATATTGGTGTTCCGCGACGAAAGGCTGGTCGCCGCCAACCGGCGCGGGCTTTCGCTGGTCGGGCGCAGTTGGGAGGCGCTGGACGATACGGCGCTGGGCGAAGTGGTGGACATGCGGGACCAGGGGGCGCGGGGGCGATTGCGCCTGACCAACGGTGCGACGCTGATCGGCGGCTGGGATGCCGAAGGGCGGGGCGGCGTCGAACTGCCCTTGGCCGCCCGCCCGCTGGCCGACGACCGGGCCGAGGCGATCGACGCGGCGCTGGCGGCGCATGGCGGCAATGTCTCGGCAACGGCGCGGCAATTGGGCGTCCATCGCAGCACCATCCACCGACATCTGGCCCGGCAGCGCTGA
- a CDS encoding FecR domain-containing protein — MGSVSRDPDAAAASWYARLHADNATPADRAAFGQWLSANDAHDRAWHELVSTTRILDDARSDPALLAMVAAARDDTRPAPARRWWPMAAAAAVLLSIGGTAALVVDRYAAGSATQVADTRYATPTGLVRHITLPDGTLMTLDAESAVRVAVPGATRRVAIERGQAFFQVAHDARHPFIVSADGNRVTALGTQFAVRAAADRVVVSLIEGSVRVDSRTMGRAMTLVPGNRLTIDRSGLQLTSAGADTATGWRKGELTFEATPLREVVAELNRYSTQRIELTDKQLANRVFSGVLKIEGGGNALADALSAYGIARVIYADKTRLALASQS, encoded by the coding sequence ATGGGTTCCGTATCGAGGGATCCGGACGCCGCTGCCGCGTCCTGGTATGCGCGACTGCATGCCGATAACGCGACACCGGCGGATCGGGCCGCGTTCGGGCAATGGCTATCGGCCAACGATGCGCATGATCGCGCCTGGCACGAACTGGTATCCACGACCCGCATCCTGGATGACGCACGGAGCGATCCGGCCCTGCTCGCCATGGTCGCAGCGGCCCGCGACGATACGCGCCCCGCCCCCGCGCGTCGCTGGTGGCCGATGGCGGCCGCTGCGGCCGTGCTACTGTCCATCGGTGGCACCGCCGCCCTGGTCGTCGACCGATATGCGGCGGGGTCGGCGACCCAGGTCGCGGATACACGCTATGCGACGCCGACCGGGTTGGTGCGCCATATCACCCTGCCGGACGGAACGCTGATGACGCTCGATGCGGAATCCGCTGTCCGTGTCGCGGTGCCGGGTGCGACGCGCCGAGTGGCGATCGAGCGCGGCCAGGCGTTTTTCCAAGTCGCGCATGATGCGCGCCATCCGTTCATCGTGTCCGCGGACGGAAACCGCGTCACCGCGCTCGGCACGCAATTCGCGGTACGCGCCGCGGCCGACCGGGTCGTCGTCAGTTTGATCGAAGGGTCGGTTCGCGTCGACAGCCGCACCATGGGTCGCGCGATGACGCTGGTACCGGGCAATAGGCTGACGATCGATCGATCGGGTCTGCAACTCACCAGCGCGGGTGCCGATACCGCGACCGGATGGCGCAAGGGGGAACTGACGTTCGAGGCTACGCCACTGAGAGAGGTCGTGGCCGAACTCAACCGCTATTCCACGCAACGTATCGAACTGACCGACAAGCAGCTCGCGAACCGCGTGTTCAGCGGCGTCCTGAAGATCGAGGGCGGGGGTAATGCGCTCGCCGACGCGCTATCGGCTTACGGGATCGCACGCGTCATATATGCCGACAAAACGCGTTTGGCGCTCGCTTCCCAATCATGA
- a CDS encoding zinc-dependent alcohol dehydrogenase, with translation MSKTMKAAVVREFGAPLTIDEVPVPEVSDGMIQVAIQASGVCHTDLHAAEGDWPVKPNPPFIPGHEGVGYVSAVGKGVKHIKEGDRVGVPWLYTACGHCVHCLGGWETLCESQLNTGYSVNGGFADYVIADPNFVGHLPANIGFTEIAPVLCAGVTVYKGLKMTDTKPGDTVVISGIGGLGHMAVQYAVAMGLNVAAVDVDDAKLDLARRLGAKVTVNARTEADPAAAIRRETGGGAQGALVTAVSERAFAQAIGMMARGGTVALNGLPPGDFPLNIFGLVLNGVTVRGSIVGTRLDLQESLDFAADGKVKATVASAPLGEVNQVFDRMRQGQIEGRIVLDLTA, from the coding sequence ATGTCGAAGACCATGAAGGCGGCGGTCGTCCGCGAATTCGGTGCTCCCCTGACCATCGACGAAGTCCCCGTGCCGGAAGTCAGCGACGGCATGATCCAGGTCGCGATCCAGGCCTCGGGCGTGTGCCATACCGATCTGCACGCCGCCGAGGGCGACTGGCCGGTCAAGCCCAACCCGCCCTTCATTCCGGGGCATGAGGGCGTCGGCTATGTCTCGGCGGTCGGCAAGGGCGTGAAACACATCAAGGAAGGCGACCGGGTCGGCGTGCCCTGGCTCTACACCGCCTGCGGCCACTGCGTGCATTGTCTGGGCGGGTGGGAGACCTTGTGCGAGAGCCAGCTCAACACCGGCTATTCGGTCAATGGCGGCTTTGCCGATTATGTCATCGCCGACCCCAATTTCGTCGGCCACCTGCCCGCCAATATCGGCTTCACCGAGATCGCGCCCGTGCTCTGCGCCGGGGTGACGGTCTATAAGGGGCTGAAGATGACCGACACCAAGCCGGGCGACACCGTCGTCATCTCGGGCATCGGCGGGCTGGGCCATATGGCGGTGCAATATGCGGTCGCCATGGGCCTGAACGTCGCGGCGGTCGATGTCGACGACGCCAAGCTGGACCTCGCCCGGCGGTTGGGGGCGAAGGTCACGGTCAACGCCCGGACCGAAGCGGACCCGGCGGCGGCGATCAGGCGCGAGACCGGCGGCGGCGCACAAGGCGCGCTCGTGACCGCCGTCAGCGAAAGGGCGTTCGCCCAGGCCATCGGCATGATGGCGCGCGGCGGCACTGTCGCACTCAACGGCCTGCCGCCGGGCGACTTTCCGCTGAACATCTTCGGGCTGGTGCTGAACGGTGTCACGGTACGCGGGTCGATCGTAGGAACCCGGCTCGACCTTCAGGAATCGCTGGACTTCGCCGCCGACGGCAAGGTGAAGGCGACGGTCGCCAGCGCGCCGCTGGGCGAGGTCAACCAAGTCTTCGACCGGATGCGCCAAGGCCAGATCGAGGGCCGCATCGTCCTCGACCTGACGGCCTGA
- a CDS encoding RNA polymerase sigma factor, whose translation MRNSYARISGGDGDAIDLSGHLNAVRRFLTKRAPIGEVDDLVQEVALRMQTRRATDAIDNIDGYLFQVAQSVLADRGRRDTVRHRSAHDSLEEFHHPVEDRSPERVLQGKEHLAQLIAAMNDMPERMRQAFVLHRFEEMSYAAIARHMGISVSAVEKHIMKAIKHLAGSLR comes from the coding sequence ATGCGGAATTCCTATGCGCGCATTTCCGGCGGTGACGGGGATGCCATCGACCTATCGGGCCATCTCAACGCGGTCCGCCGGTTCCTGACGAAGCGTGCGCCGATCGGCGAGGTCGACGATCTGGTCCAGGAGGTTGCACTGCGCATGCAGACCCGCCGCGCGACCGACGCCATCGACAATATCGACGGCTATCTGTTCCAGGTCGCGCAAAGCGTGCTTGCCGATCGTGGCCGCCGTGACACCGTGCGCCACCGTTCCGCGCACGACAGCTTGGAAGAATTTCATCATCCCGTTGAGGACCGCTCGCCCGAGCGCGTCCTACAAGGCAAGGAGCATCTCGCGCAGCTCATCGCCGCGATGAACGACATGCCTGAGCGCATGCGCCAGGCGTTCGTCCTTCATCGCTTCGAGGAAATGAGCTACGCTGCGATCGCCCGACATATGGGAATATCGGTGAGCGCGGTCGAAAAGCATATCATGAAAGCCATCAAGCACCTTGCAGGCTCGCTACGCTGA